In the genome of Desulfonauticus submarinus, the window GCTAGTATTGCTCCAATATGAACTCTATCAGCTAAAATATAGTTTTGATATTTATTCTTAATACGAAGCTGAGCAAGTTGAAGATGCTCATTAATTATTCCATTTCTTGTAGCAGTATAAGCTTCTATAAACGCCGCTATATTATCGCATACTTTTAATAACTCCCCATCCTTGGGCTCAAAAGTATTTTTATTATACTCTGTCTGTAATTGTCTTAAAGTAACCTCTTTAACCTCATTATCTTTAATAATAGTAGAAATAAATTCCGATCCAACCTCAATTCCCAAAAAATATTTTAACTTTCTTAATAATTCTTTATATTGTGATTCAACAAAAAGAGAAAATATTTTTTTATTTAGCTCCTGCTCTTCATATTCTCGAATAAGACTTCCAATTCTGGAAACCGATTTTTTAACAGGAGAAATAATATCCCTAGTTAAAAGTTCTGGTATATCATGGAATAATCCTGCAAAAAAATTATTTTCTCTTCTCCTTTTACATGCTCCTACTGCTAAACTAAAAAAATAAGCATAACAAGCAACTATAAAAAGATGTCCTAAAACAGAAGTTTCTGGTATTCTAGGCGTCTGAGACCATCTTTTTTGGAATCGCAACTGACCACACAAATTCATAAATTGCGTCAAAGCTGACTGTTGGTTCTCTGTCAAATCTTTTACTCCTTTTAAATCATAAAAACCTCTAAGACGTTGAATAAATGAATGCTCTATTTCCTCCATCTCTGGATCCAAAAAATTTAACTTTTTCAAAACTGAAAACTCCCATCTACTAGCCAAAAGATGAGACGCCCCTAAAATTTTAGAACTTAAATCCTCTATAGGATGATAAAAATAATTTTTTAATTGTTGCCAAAAATCTTTCCCTAAGCCTTCTACTCTAGGATTTAATTGTTCTAACACCCAATTAGTTAGTTCAGCAAAGTGAGCAGGATTAGATTTAATTTTGTAAAATACAGGAGGTTTTATATCCGTAATAATTAAACGATAAAAATAGTCAAAGATTCCCCCCAAAATAACCTTTTCCCCTAACTCTACTTGTTCCTCTAATTTCATATCTTTGGTATTTAAAACCAACAAAATAAAGGCTATTATCATCTTGTGAGCTTGTTTCTCCACCTCTACTAATTCCATGGGTCTTAGTTTATCATTCCATCGTTTCATAAAAGACCCAGAAAAAACAAATTGTAACAAACCTTTGCGCAAATTAACCTTCATAATAATTCCTCATTTTTTTTCTTCTCAAATCTTAATGATTCTACTTCTTTTTTAATATTTTTTTTAAATAAAATCCTTTTGTCTTTCTTATTTTTTTAATATACTTTTCAAAATCAAGCAAATAAACTCCGCAGCGATTAATGGCTCATAAGTACGAGAAACATCTTTTGGTTCATATAAAAAGGTTGACAGGATTTTCAAAAACACATAAACAGACTTTCTTCAGTTCAACGAGGGGTAAGAAAAATGAAGACCTATAGTCCAAAGCCAGAAGAGATTTCTCGCAATTGGTTTATTGTGGATGCCGAGGGTAAGACATTGGGACGTCTGGCCACAGAAATAGCCAAAAGGCTAAGAGGAAAACATAAACCAGAATTTGCTCCCCATCTCGACTGTGGGGATTTTATTGTTGTTATAAATGCTGAAAAAGTTAGTTTTACTGGTCGTAAAAGAGACCAAAAAATGTATTATTGGCATACAGGATACCCTGGTGGAATTAAAAGCAGAACTTTGGGCCAGATGTTAGAAAGTAAGCCAGAACAAGTCATTTTAAAAGCAGTAAAAGGGATGTTACCTAAAAATCGTCTAGGCAGAAAATTGCTTAAAAAGTTAAAGGTTTACCGTGGAACAGATCATCCACATCAAGCCCAACAACCTAAACCTTTAGAAATTTAAAGTACGGAGACAGTTATGAGTACTGATTTCTTCTATGGAACAGGAAGAAGAAAAACTTCGGTAGCTAGAACAAGGCTCTACAAAGGAAGTGGCCAAATTATTGTCAATGGTCGTCCTTTAGAAGAATATTTTCCTCGTCCAACTTTACAAATGATTATCAAGCAACCACTAAAACTTGTAAAGCTGGAAGATAAGTTTGATATTAAAATCAATGTAAAAGGTGGTGGAATAAGTGGTCAAGCTGAAGCAGTAAGACATGGAATTAGTAGAGCTCTCTTAGACTATGATCCAGAATTAAGGCCAGCACTTAAAAAAGCAGGATTTCTAACCCGTGATCCTCGGGCAAAGGAAAGAAAAAAATATGGACAAAAAGGTGCCCGAGCCAGGTTCCAATATTCAAAACGTTAATTCATCTTCGCCTCCCCTTTTGGAAAAGACAGTTTTCTGGTTTTCCCAGAGAGCTGTCTTTTCTTTTTTCAGGACAATATTATGAAAAAAATAAAACCCCATTTGGTTTTTGCAGACAAACAAGGCAATATCTATGATCATCCTCATCTCCTAATGTTAGTGAGGCGTGGAAAGGAATGGGGGCTACCATATCCAGGAGAACTTATAGAGTTGCCTTCAGAAAGCACCTTTTATCTTCTCCCAGAACGCCAAGCTGTAGGTCTAGATCCAGATACAGGTAAAATTGAAGTATTAGAAGAAGCTCCAGTAGCTGCTTTTATTGCTCCAGGTTATACTCTATCCGGACATGTAGTTTATACAGAAAACCACCACGCACCTAAATTACCTCTTTTTGCCTACGGTGCTTTAGGATATTATAAAGGAAAATTTTATGTAGCTGCCCAACAAGTAGATACTGATAAACGTCAAGTTTTTTTAGGTATCTCTAAACAAAAAATAATATACGGAGCTCAAAATTTAAGAAAAAAGTTACCTAACAATAGGCTAATCGCCCATCTCACTCGATGCGCTCTTACTTATGGCTGTCCTGCTGCAAAAAATTTAGCTTTGGGTAGATTTGAAGCACCTTTGCCTACTGCAAAAACTTGTAATGCTAGATGTATTGGCTGTATTTCTCTTCAATCTAAAGATTCTGGATTTCCTGCTACCCAAAAAAGAATTAATTTTACACCTTCTCCCAAAGAAATTGCTGAGATTATTCTTATCCATGCAAAACGAGTTAAAAAGCCTATTTTCTCTTTTGGCCAAGGATGTGAAGGTGAGCCTCTTACTGGGTGGAAAAATATATTAAAAGCTATTAAGTTGGCTAAAAAAAATCTCTCTAAAGGCACAATTAATATAAACACTAATGGAAGTTTTCCAGAAGCTATGGAGCCCTTAGCCAAGGCTGGTCTTAAATCTATTCGGATAAGTTTAAATTCCCTACGACCGCATATTTATAAAGCTTATTATAGACCTACTTATGACTTTAATAAAGTAATTGAATGTATTAAAGAGGCAAAAAAAAATGATCTTTTTGTTTCCCTAAATTATTTATTTTTCCCTGGATTTAGTGATACAGAAGAAGAGTTAGATAGCCTTATATCTACAATACAAGACACAAAACTCGACTTTATTCAAATGAGAAACCTCAATATAGATCCACTTCTTTATCTTAATTTATATTCTAATGAAAAAGAAAAACCAAGCTTTGGACTTAAAAATTTTATGTTAAGAATAAAAAAAGAATGCCCTTGGATAAAATTTGGCTATTTTAATCCTTATTTAGGATAAGTCTGTTATTCTCTAAAAAATTTTTGCTAAATAACAAACCTAAAATTTAATTTGTACTACTTCTTCATTGGAAGAACATATCTCTACTCTCCCAATTTCCCAAGCATCTATCTGTTGAGCTTTTAATCTAAGAAGCACATCTTCTTTTAAGTCTGGTTTAATAATCAAAATAAACCCAATTCCACAATTAAAAATATTTGCCATTTCTTCCCAAGAAAGATTACCTTCTTCTTTAATCCAATGGAAAACTGCTGGTTTAACAAATGAATTAAAATCTATGACAACCTTAACCCCTGTTGGTAATATTCTAGGGATATTATCGTAAAACCCTCCTCCTGTAATATGAACCATTCCTCTTATCTCTAAATCCCTCAGCACATTCAGAACAGGTTTTACATAAATTTTAGTAGGTTCAAGTAAAACTTCCCATACATTTTTGTCTGTTCCTGGGAACTTGTCATCTCTTTGTAATTTTGAAGAGGAAAAAAGTTTACGTACCAAAGAAAATCCATTTGAATGTAGACCAGAAGATGCCAAGCCAATTAAAATATCTCCCTTTCGTATCTGAGATCCATCTACAATTTTATCAAAATCTACCATCCCAACACAAAAACCAGAAAGATCATATTCTCCAGATCCATAAAAATCTGGCATTTCAGCTGTTTCTCCACCTAAAAGCGCACATCCTGCTTGTTTACAACCCTCTACTACACCAGCAATAACTTTTTCAGCCTTTTCCACTTCTAATTTTCCTGTTGCAAAATAATCTAAAAAAAATAGTGGCTTAGCTCCTTGTACCAAAATATCGTTAACACTCATTGCTACTAAATCTATTCCAACCGTATGATGTACATCAAACAAAAAAGCCAGTTTTAGTTTTGTGCCAACTCCATCTGTGGCTCCTACTAATACAGGCTGTTTTAGACCTTCCATATCTATCTTAAATAATCCCCCAAATCCTCCCAGATCTGTAATCACTCCTCTAGTAAAAGTAGTCCCAACCATTTTTTTTATTCTAGAAATCAATAAATTACCTGCTTCTATGTCCACCCCAGCATCTTTATAAGCAGCCGTTCTATTAGAAGAGCTCATTTATTCCTCCTGGTCTAATTTTTGCTGAAATTTAATTAGAACTTTTTAGGTCAGATTTTTACTAAAGACAAGAAAATTAATATACGAATAAAACGCAAAGACAAAGCCAACAAGGAGATAAAAAAATGAAAAAATATTTATGTTTTATAATAATTCTTATATTCGTCTTTTATTTAAATCAAAAAGTTTATTCCCAAATAAAAATTCAAACTACCCAGGACAATCTAATTATTGAGGTCAATTCAACATTGCCCCCCGATATACTAACGAACTCTACTTTTACTCCTGAAATATATCTTCAAATCTATTTAGACAATAATACACTTCCTAAAGTTCCCAACTCAGGCCAAAATAAAAGGCAAAAAAGTAAAACCAAATAACAAGGCATAAACAACAAGATACCTTTAAAAATTGTCTTCATAGAAACATCTTTGGCCATAGAAGCCACAATAAAGGTATTAATCCCTACAGGAGGAGTTACTGCCCCTAAGGTAGTTACAATAGTAATAAACACAGCAAACCAAATGGGACTATAGCCAAGAGAAGTTGCTAAGGGAAAAAAAATAGGGATAGTAATAATAAGAAGCGCCAGTGCATCCATAACTGCTCCACCAATAATATAGATTAGAGCAACCCCTAACATAATTAAATAAGAAGGCATATGCCAACTGCTAACACTCACTGCAAGTTCATAAGGAAGTCTTGTAACAGCTAAGAATCTACCAAAAATAATAGCACCTAAAATGATTACCATAATCATGGAAGTAACTTTTAAGGTATCTTCTAAAGCCAAAATAAAATTACGAAAGCTTAGTTGTTTACGCAGCACTGCGATTATTAAAGCCAAAAACGCTCCAACTCCTCCTGCCTGAGAAGGGGTAAAAAAACCAGCCAATAATCCTGTCATAACTAAACCAAACAAAACAAGCATTTCTATTGAACCTTTTAAAGAAATAAATCTTTCTTTCCACGAAGATTTAGCAGCTGCAGGAGCAAAATCTGGTCTAAAATGACAAAATAGTCCCACTGCAAGCATAAAAAAAATTGTAAGTAAAACTCCAGGAATAAAAGAAGCCCAAAATAACACTGCAATAGATTGTCCAGTTTGCAAGCCAATTATAATTAAAACCACACTAGGAGGGATAACAACGCCCAAAGTAGCACCAACAGCTACGCTTGCAGTAGAAAGCAATGGATGGTATTTAAATTTTTGCATTTCAGGAAGAGCAACAGTACTCATTGTAGCTGCCGTAGCTGTATTAGAGCCACATATAGCAGCAAACCCAGCGCATGCCAAAATAGTAGCATGTACTAGCCCACCTTTAATATGACCAAACCAATGATAGGCAGTTTCATAGAGTCTTTTATTCACTCCAGCATAAAAACAAATCTGACCCATTAAAATAAAAAGCGGTATAACAGTAAGACCATAAGAAGAAAATACTTTCCAACACTCATCAGCCAACATACTAGAAGCAGCTTTAAAATTAATCACATAACCAAAGCCCAAGTAGCCAATAATGGCCATTGCAAAACCTACAGGCAAGCGTAAAATAAAAAGCGAAAATAATAAAACTATTATTCCTAATACACCAATTGTAATCAAATCCACTGCTATCTCCTATCTACTTTTAAAAACAAATTTCAGAAGGTTCAACTTAACTTTCTAAAGAATTATTTTTACAATTGATAAGTTGAGAAAATAAGGTAATACAACACAAAGCTATTCCCAATCCCAACACAAAAACAACTGGATAAAATGCTATATTTAAAGTTTGAGAAAGTTCTTCCCATTCTCGTAATTCCAATGCCAATCTAAATATTTGCCAATCTAAAATAACAAAAAAAGCTAAACTAAGAGTCAAAGAAATTACATCTAAAATATATTTAGTTTTTTTTGACCAAAAATTATCTAATAAGTTTACTCGAATATGCCCTTTTTGGGCCTGGGTGGGAGAAATAGCCATCCCACCCAGTAAAGCCCCTAAAAAACCAAGAAGTTCAAAAGCTCCTTTTATAGGGTACCCTATAAAAGTTAAAAACATATTTAAAACTGTAAGCAACAACATCAACACTAACACTATACTACCAATTCTACAGGCTAGAAGATTTAACTTTCTAATAAAGGTTAGCATAATTGCTCCTGACTTTAACTCTAAAAATTTCTTTTTATTCTAATATCCCATTTGTTCATATTTTGCTTTAAATTTATATACATCCTGTAATATCTTTTCTGCTGGAAGCCCTTTTGTTTCAGCTCTTTTTTTCCAATTATCTATTAAAATTTTAAGCTTTTCTCTAGCTAGATCCATATCCTGTTGAGGTAAAGTAAATAATTTAAAACCATACTTTTTCTTTGCATAACCTAAAGCCTCCTGAATATGATTATCCATATAACGTCCTGTCCACAAAGCCTGCTCTTTGCCCAATTCATTGAACACCTTTTTTATCCTTTCTGGCAAACTATTCCACTTATCTTTATTCATAACCACAGCAAAAGGATACACTTGAAAATTAGTGATTGTGCCATAAGGCAAATAAGCAGCAAAATTTAAATCTTTTAAAACTTCAAAAGAAGTTAAAAGACCCTTGGCAACACCTTTTTGAATAGCTTCTGGGGTTTCTGACATTGGGAGGGCAATAGGAGCTCCTCCTAAAATTTCAACAATTTTACCTGCTGCCCCAGCTGCTCTAATAGGAACGCCTTTTAGATCTTTTAAAGATTTAATAGGTTTTTTGGACATAAGATTTGAAGGTGCTGAAGTAAACACAGTCAAAACCTTTACTCGGGCAAATTCTTTGGGATGATATTTTTGAAATATCTCCCATAAAACCATGCTGGCAACTTTTGCAGACTTAAACCCTAAAGGCAATTCACAGACTGTAGTTAAAGGAAACACTCCTGGCTGATAAGACATTACCAAACACCCAATATCAGCTTGTCCTGCTATCACTCCTCTAAACATATTTTTCGCCCCAAGCAAGGTACCCCCGGGATATGTCTGAATAATCACTTGTCCATTTGTTCTTTTTTCAACTTCTTGTTTAAATCGCTCCATTTGAACACAAGGAAAGGTAGATGCTGGGGGAAAATTAGCATAGCTTAGCTTAATTACCTTTGCTTCTGCTCGTAAACACAAACTACATAAAAAAAACATAACAAGACCAAGGACCAAAATTCTTTTTACCATCTTCTCCTCCTCATTTTTTGCTAAAAAAAAAGCCGCAAGGTTATTTAACCTTGCGGCCTGAAAAGCACCTTTATTTTTAAAAATTGTCTACAAGGCCCCCTCCAGACCGCAAAAATCTACCCAAAGCCACCAGCAATTTTGCCACTTAAAGTTTGCGGTCTGAAAGTATCTTGTAAACATATTTCTTTTTTAACCTCTTAAGCTGTAAAAAGTCAAGTTTTAAACTTAATAAACTAAAACTTATAACTAACACTTAGTCCAACTAAGTGAGCTTTACCATCAGTAAACTTACCATCCTTAACTCCATCATTTCTACCATCTACGTCTCTATCTTCATACATTAAATAGTTATATGAAAAATCAACACTCCAGTTATTAGCTTTATAACCTATACCAGCACCAAATAGATGTCTATTATTAGCAGGCAAAAGATAGTCCACATGCTCATCAGGTATAGGGCTTTGAT includes:
- a CDS encoding HD domain-containing protein; protein product: MKVNLRKGLLQFVFSGSFMKRWNDKLRPMELVEVEKQAHKMIIAFILLVLNTKDMKLEEQVELGEKVILGGIFDYFYRLIITDIKPPVFYKIKSNPAHFAELTNWVLEQLNPRVEGLGKDFWQQLKNYFYHPIEDLSSKILGASHLLASRWEFSVLKKLNFLDPEMEEIEHSFIQRLRGFYDLKGVKDLTENQQSALTQFMNLCGQLRFQKRWSQTPRIPETSVLGHLFIVACYAYFFSLAVGACKRRRENNFFAGLFHDIPELLTRDIISPVKKSVSRIGSLIREYEEQELNKKIFSLFVESQYKELLRKLKYFLGIEVGSEFISTIIKDNEVKEVTLRQLQTEYNKNTFEPKDGELLKVCDNIAAFIEAYTATRNGIINEHLQLAQLRIKNKYQNYILADRVHIGAILADFD
- the rplM gene encoding 50S ribosomal protein L13, which translates into the protein MKTYSPKPEEISRNWFIVDAEGKTLGRLATEIAKRLRGKHKPEFAPHLDCGDFIVVINAEKVSFTGRKRDQKMYYWHTGYPGGIKSRTLGQMLESKPEQVILKAVKGMLPKNRLGRKLLKKLKVYRGTDHPHQAQQPKPLEI
- the rpsI gene encoding 30S ribosomal protein S9; protein product: MSTDFFYGTGRRKTSVARTRLYKGSGQIIVNGRPLEEYFPRPTLQMIIKQPLKLVKLEDKFDIKINVKGGGISGQAEAVRHGISRALLDYDPELRPALKKAGFLTRDPRAKERKKYGQKGARARFQYSKR
- a CDS encoding radical SAM protein, which encodes MKKIKPHLVFADKQGNIYDHPHLLMLVRRGKEWGLPYPGELIELPSESTFYLLPERQAVGLDPDTGKIEVLEEAPVAAFIAPGYTLSGHVVYTENHHAPKLPLFAYGALGYYKGKFYVAAQQVDTDKRQVFLGISKQKIIYGAQNLRKKLPNNRLIAHLTRCALTYGCPAAKNLALGRFEAPLPTAKTCNARCIGCISLQSKDSGFPATQKRINFTPSPKEIAEIILIHAKRVKKPIFSFGQGCEGEPLTGWKNILKAIKLAKKNLSKGTININTNGSFPEAMEPLAKAGLKSIRISLNSLRPHIYKAYYRPTYDFNKVIECIKEAKKNDLFVSLNYLFFPGFSDTEEELDSLISTIQDTKLDFIQMRNLNIDPLLYLNLYSNEKEKPSFGLKNFMLRIKKECPWIKFGYFNPYLG
- the purM gene encoding phosphoribosylformylglycinamidine cyclo-ligase, whose amino-acid sequence is MSSSNRTAAYKDAGVDIEAGNLLISRIKKMVGTTFTRGVITDLGGFGGLFKIDMEGLKQPVLVGATDGVGTKLKLAFLFDVHHTVGIDLVAMSVNDILVQGAKPLFFLDYFATGKLEVEKAEKVIAGVVEGCKQAGCALLGGETAEMPDFYGSGEYDLSGFCVGMVDFDKIVDGSQIRKGDILIGLASSGLHSNGFSLVRKLFSSSKLQRDDKFPGTDKNVWEVLLEPTKIYVKPVLNVLRDLEIRGMVHITGGGFYDNIPRILPTGVKVVIDFNSFVKPAVFHWIKEEGNLSWEEMANIFNCGIGFILIIKPDLKEDVLLRLKAQQIDAWEIGRVEICSSNEEVVQIKF
- a CDS encoding TRAP transporter large permease, producing the protein MDLITIGVLGIIVLLFSLFILRLPVGFAMAIIGYLGFGYVINFKAASSMLADECWKVFSSYGLTVIPLFILMGQICFYAGVNKRLYETAYHWFGHIKGGLVHATILACAGFAAICGSNTATAATMSTVALPEMQKFKYHPLLSTASVAVGATLGVVIPPSVVLIIIGLQTGQSIAVLFWASFIPGVLLTIFFMLAVGLFCHFRPDFAPAAAKSSWKERFISLKGSIEMLVLFGLVMTGLLAGFFTPSQAGGVGAFLALIIAVLRKQLSFRNFILALEDTLKVTSMIMVIILGAIIFGRFLAVTRLPYELAVSVSSWHMPSYLIMLGVALIYIIGGAVMDALALLIITIPIFFPLATSLGYSPIWFAVFITIVTTLGAVTPPVGINTFIVASMAKDVSMKTIFKGILLFMPCYLVLLFCLLFWPELGTLGSVLLSK
- a CDS encoding TRAP transporter small permease yields the protein MLTFIRKLNLLACRIGSIVLVLMLLLTVLNMFLTFIGYPIKGAFELLGFLGALLGGMAISPTQAQKGHIRVNLLDNFWSKKTKYILDVISLTLSLAFFVILDWQIFRLALELREWEELSQTLNIAFYPVVFVLGLGIALCCITLFSQLINCKNNSLES
- a CDS encoding TRAP transporter substrate-binding protein; the encoded protein is MVKRILVLGLVMFFLCSLCLRAEAKVIKLSYANFPPASTFPCVQMERFKQEVEKRTNGQVIIQTYPGGTLLGAKNMFRGVIAGQADIGCLVMSYQPGVFPLTTVCELPLGFKSAKVASMVLWEIFQKYHPKEFARVKVLTVFTSAPSNLMSKKPIKSLKDLKGVPIRAAGAAGKIVEILGGAPIALPMSETPEAIQKGVAKGLLTSFEVLKDLNFAAYLPYGTITNFQVYPFAVVMNKDKWNSLPERIKKVFNELGKEQALWTGRYMDNHIQEALGYAKKKYGFKLFTLPQQDMDLAREKLKILIDNWKKRAETKGLPAEKILQDVYKFKAKYEQMGY